TCCCCAATATACTCCAGACTCTCGTCTTGGTTCATCCGGACTAACAATAATACCCCGTTGCTTTCGCACATTCTCTAGAAAATAGCATTGTAATTAATTTGCTTTCGACAAATAGAGTCTGACTACATACCTTGAGCATTGTCCAGCTTTACAGTAACGCGCAATCCTGGAGTCAACGCTTTATTGACCAGAACATCATTAAGGAGACCAACATTAACATAACAATGACCCTCTTTAGCTTGTTTCTCTGTCACAATACCTTCTCGATATCGGAAAACATTTTGCTGTCTCAAATGGTGAGGAGCATCAAGTGGATTCAAAAGCCCGGAGTACTTCAAATCTTTGTGTAATGGAAAAAAGAATTTTCGCAAATATTGTGGGCACtccaaatattgtaaaattcGAGCAAGCTGAAGGCAGCTGCTGCGCACCGTCCTTGATGTGTCATCAGCATTGCCATCCTCGCTGTCGTCGGCATCAAAATTTCTTTTGGTTTCCTTGGCAGTGGCCAAACCAATGTCGTCGAAAACAATAACTTCATTGACACGAAATATGCACGCTGCCCTGGCTATTTGTCCCGCAACATAGCTTCTTAATTCGGCAGATTGGGCATTTTCCAAAATAGAACCCGGAACTGCTATGGACACCGTAGATGGGTTCTCTCTTCTTTCCATTTGCTGCTCGGACTTTACGCCGCCATTACTATCTTTAGTTTCCGCTGATGTttgattttttgccatttgctTCAGTAACTTCTCctgttttctttgtttcttcAAAGCCTTTCGCTCTTCATTTATTTTCTTCCATGATTTGGGGGCACCTTCATTCTTTCCTCCAGCTATTGGACCCATTTTTCCGTCTATTTATGTCTAATGTTTACAATCTATCTTCACGTGGATCTCAAAACAACACTGTACTCATGCATGTACATGTTTACACTTAGGTTTGCTACTCTGTTCGTCTTTTCACATAGCTAACTGTCAAACTTcatataaattatatgttatgaaaaatgtttgaaacAAATGAAGGCAAGATTGTGTTGGCACAAATAATGATCTGGAATTTAGTATAAAAAaggtaaatatatatttttgctaAAGTTTCGAAAGCAGAACACAGTACCCCGCTTTACTGAAAAGGAATTGCCAGAACGATTGCGAACGATAACCAGaaaaatatttgctggtttCAATCAGTTGGACATTCCTTCATTATTTATGaagatattttaataaaaatttgctatgttttattttaattctatGCAGCACAGTCAGGTACAATTCCAGTTCAATAAGTACGAGATAGTATCGATATCATGCGAAAGTAAGAGATTTGAATGCTTTGCAAATTATCGATACTGTTATTACATCGTTAGCGCTATCGATAGTATATCAGCTTTTCCGATAaaagtctgttttttttttttgagtaaccACTTGTTTTCTGCAGGTGAAATAagtaaatataattaaaatataaacttGTTTAATATCGCTTTTACACCAGCGAAATGAGCCGTGAAGTTTTGGCACCTCCACTACTGCGAATGGACAACAATCGTTGTTACCGGGTTAATCTCGTTCATGATGATTTTAGCAGCCAACAGGCCATTGCCGTTCAGAAAAAGGGTCAAACAAAGAAGGTCTATATGGAAGAAGGTATTTAATGGGAAATGCCAACTGGAGTTGGATACTATGCTCTCTTTTCGCTacaattttttctgttttaaagTTGAGATGtaaaatatctcaatttgtatCAATGTATCATTTTTTACAGGAGGAACAAAAATTCTTAGGAAATATTACCATTTTCATTAATGATTCCCTAGGATTTAGCCATCGAAAATCGAGCATAGTATGTACCAATCAAAGTAAAAAATCCAAGTTACCTTAAAATCGTGTACTGATTTAAGCTTTTCGTATCTCTTCCAtacatatttgttttttcttagaTTTATATGGAGAAGACTACAATGATGAGTTGGATGTGGAAGGTGATTGTGATATTGAAGAAACTTCCAATGGCAATTTTAAGCTTGCAATGCACGTCGCCAGGTAGGAAGGTTTGTAAGTTTctattttaagtctatctaatTATTTCTCGATTATTGCCTGCAGTTCCTTTTATGGTGGAATTATAGGATTCAAAGGATCAACTAAACGTCGTATTGAGGCCGAAACACATTGCGATATATCTATACCACAAAAGGTCCCAGCTAATAAAACATCCGAATCGCATATTATAATTAAAGGTCGCACTCACAATAGTGTAGCCACAGCTAGACGCAAAATACAGCTTTTGGTATCGTCTCTTCGCAAGCGCATGAAAGCTACACATTTTTATGGCGTTCCTACAAACTCTGGTGATATACGTTCCAGTTTTAATAATCTTAAATCACAAATAATGGAAGCTGAATTGCCCGGCATTAATGAGGAACTATTTCAAAGCGATCACGCTCTACATCTTACGTTTGGAACTGTGGTTTTATTAGATGATGTTGAGAGAAAGAAAGCTGTTGAAGTTTTGCAAAGTTGTCGGTAAGGGTTCAAAAATATTATCCATTAATGTGCCAATCACagcaatatttcaaagaaagtaaaatTAGTTCTACCTTCAAAAcatttattgcgaaaataagCTGTAAGGCATGCTTAGTGCATGgtcttttttattttctctaaagtagAAAGATGTACTAAATTAGAATTGCATGCTTTAACTTACAGCGAATATCTGGCAGACTTAAAGACACCCTTCACTGTTAAAGTTTCTGGACTAGAAATTATGAATGACGATCCAAGTTCGGTTCGCGTTTTATATGCTGGTGTTACTGCGGAAGAACTAGAGACTTTCGCCAATCGTTGCTTGCAAAGATTTGTGCAGAGTGGTTtgggatttaatgattttggtagGGATTCTGTAAAGCTGCATATGACTGTTATGAATAATCGGTACCGGGAACGTGAAATACCTGATTCAACATGTAAAACATTCGATGCGAGAGAAATCTTAAAGAGGTGGGGTAATTTTAACTTTGGTTCAGTTCAATGTAATGAACTTGTTTTGTGTGCTATTGGATCATCAAGAGATGTCAAGGAGTTTTACACTATTACCGGttctctaaaattttaataaagaccaattttagaaatttttttaacacaagTGTACGTATGTAAATGAAAATGGTAAGTCTTATGATGGCAATCAATTTATAATGGAACTATTTAATGGAGGCCTTCCCATCGGGCTGAACAAATTAATGACCTGTTCGTCAATATTCGAAAAAGAAATCCAGGCGATTGAAACGCAGTAATACTGATCCAGATTTGTCTATCCAGACGTATGTTGGTATTTGCTTCCTTTATATATGCAAAGTATTTCCATTTTCCTCGAAATTAAGCAAACTCTTGATTATGGGCAAACAGGCTAAAACACAACGCAAAATAATTCTATATGCATATTTCGGATGTAGTATTTGTAAGTTTTTGCATATAGTTTACCGCCTTTTAGTTAATATGGCGTAAAGAAAGTgccaaacaaattttgtttatgtttacATTTCAGATTCGAATTTTCTACTATTTaagtgaaaaaattaattaagcataaaaaggccaccgtggcgcagaggttaccatgccggcctatgacgctgaacgcctggcttcgaatcctggcaagaacatctgAAAAATGTTCCTAGATAGGGTGGAGCTATCGCTCTCACGGCTGACAGGGGACCTGACAAGCAATCACAATGTCGGGACTTTGACGTCGCGCTGGACACATGGCGGACTTACGCATTATTGACCCGTTCGGAATAGCCTTGAGCACTacataggctggaacattgaggaccGATCTGCTGCGAGCTATCAGGCGAACCTGGCTCCATACGAAATAGcttcaacggcagtcgcggacaatcagcggtatcgagcgtagaatctcagtgagaggtcgggcggtaccggcccttgcacaaatactgagtgcctatgatgcttgatatgacagggcgagttattggcgcctttaaataaccaatggccatcttgttcccgcggcgatcggtcctttggaaaggaatgagcttgctcacacagaagcttaacgaggatcgccacctccaaatgaaaatgtggctacaacaactaaAACGCATTATTGACGCTTGAGCATCTATTGTACATTTTTTCCTGTCTAAATGATTATCAAGCACATAGTCCTTCCGCCATTCTTGACTTCAATGGCGGATTGGAAGTTCTTCAGCCCGCCTGGCCCCATTATTGTCATGCATATTGGCTTCTTATCTTCTTCATTCTAATGTCTAGCAATGTACTGCCTTACATTTTGTACACAATGAACCTAAGTTCCTGAGCGCAGCTGATTGCGATTGAGGTGCTTGGACGCGTTCCATTAGATTATCTAAGTCTAATAACCATAACAgcagaaaacacaaaaataaatttaacaacaaaacacaaaatccaatttctgacaccaagtttcgagatgtcgctcTCCACTTGGTTATTTTATTGGAGTTTTGATCTTCCccttttgcgttttcttttatGATCGTCTTTGCTcgagctttttcatccattctgatggcatgaccaagccaacgcaatcgttgtattttaatgcgtttaacttgctatcgtcgtcatacagctcgtgattcatacaaCGCCTATACTcgccattaacgcaaactggtgccGCGGTCAACATTAGGCGCTTAAATCGAGTCATCTTATACAAGTCCCAATACAACATTCaggcaaaatcgggtaacaacaGCGCCTTTTtggggcttaagacccaaaatcggaatatcggtttatatgccagcttttTCTTATTATGATCCGATCatgttagaattttacgacgatctatGTACTTTATAAAGCCAGAAATGCTTATTTCGACGCGTTTCAAACAAAGCAGGAATGCTGACGGTGCAGTCtggttcaagttttaagctcaatgataaggggcctcctttttatagccaagtccgaacggcgtgccgcagtgcaacatttctttggggagaagttttacatggcatagtgcctcacaaatgttgccagcattaggaggcaaccaggattccaacccaggcattcagcgtcataggcggacatgctaacctctgcgctacggtggtctcctgaCCTACATAACTACAATTGCAGTCGCGTGCAATCAATGGTGTCCGgttgagagtctcagtgagcaCCGGCTGTTGCTTAAGTATTGAGTGCCTGctatactcgatatgacaagatgAGTTACGGGCGCATTtaagtaaccaatggccataacgttccgGGGGCAAATCTTTAAAACTAAACATTCAAGGACTGTgttatttacaaatttttctttgtcCAAGAATGTTTTTCAAAAACTATGAATTGTTTTTTAGGTATGGCCTAAGATCATattcttaattttaattttagataaGTTTATAAATATGTTtgtattatttatttctttatttgaaaaggacttaaatttctataaaaatttatatttgaaaatgatttcaaagtaaaaataattcaattagAATATTATTGAATCATTTAACCTTgtatttgtatacatttttattttcaataaaatttttaattcaattttgttttgctttgtgaACTGACTGATACTCGTGTATTTTGAACATCTCTGGTTTCGAACACACAAATATATCCTCCCccatatttatgaaatttatcGATAACACTTCTACTAGCGTTGTGTGTCGTCTCTAATATCCCCTGTTTTTGCTTCAACATTTCATTTGTGATTTTCGTACTCTTAAATCTGAAACTTATTTATATTCCAACAACTCTAGTAAATGGCGTCTGTGTAGAATGAATATCGCAAATTGTATAACCTGCCTATTGTGGGTTTTGAGTACATGTTGTTTGGTCGTATCTAATGCATACAGGAACAGTAAGTGCAATTTCACTTGTGAATGGGCgacaatgcaatgcaatgcaaatgcGTCTTAGGCCTTGATCAAGCTATTGTTCGCTTTTGGGTCTTTATTTAGAGCTTTCATTGTTTTCGGTTTCAGTTCGCCTGGAGGATAACTTATGTGCAAATCGTTTACTTGTCAAAATTAAGAATCAATTTTATGGCTCTTCAATGACTTTGCTGGAAGACCGAG
The genomic region above belongs to Stomoxys calcitrans chromosome 5, idStoCalc2.1, whole genome shotgun sequence and contains:
- the LOC106087594 gene encoding putative methyltransferase C9orf114, whose translation is MGPIAGGKNEGAPKSWKKINEERKALKKQRKQEKLLKQMAKNQTSAETKDSNGGVKSEQQMERRENPSTVSIAVPGSILENAQSAELRSYVAGQIARAACIFRVNEVIVFDDIGLATAKETKRNFDADDSEDGNADDTSRTVRSSCLQLARILQYLECPQYLRKFFFPLHKDLKYSGLLNPLDAPHHLRQQNVFRYREGIVTEKQAKEGHCYVNVGLLNDVLVNKALTPGLRVTVKLDNAQENVRKQRGIIVSPDEPRRESGVYWGYTVRIAHSIPEIFTKSIYAGGYDLTVGTSDRGSSIHEVPAKSLNYNHLLIVFGGLQGLESAITNEDKLQVDDPQLLFDHYINVLPKQGSRTIRTEEAILIAMASLQEKTNPKVADIEEELIKEALARSEDTGGIIPKPGQTKLEKKRKRFEENQQQQQQPEIKKLINENRMASEESFQLHTEKKLVKPQEKKVKKNPFKPVTDEIKSPVPTIDFNDDDFEIVSASKEDDNKSKQSISKDDLSRFD
- the LOC106087595 gene encoding activating signal cointegrator 1 complex subunit 1, whose protein sequence is MSREVLAPPLLRMDNNRCYRVNLVHDDFSSQQAIAVQKKGQTKKVYMEEDLYGEDYNDELDVEGDCDIEETSNGNFKLAMHVASSFYGGIIGFKGSTKRRIEAETHCDISIPQKVPANKTSESHIIIKGRTHNSVATARRKIQLLVSSLRKRMKATHFYGVPTNSGDIRSSFNNLKSQIMEAELPGINEELFQSDHALHLTFGTVVLLDDVERKKAVEVLQSCREYLADLKTPFTVKVSGLEIMNDDPSSVRVLYAGVTAEELETFANRCLQRFVQSGLGFNDFGRDSVKLHMTVMNNRYREREIPDSTCKTFDAREILKRWGNFNFGSVQCNELVLCAIGSSRDVKEFYTITGSLKF